A DNA window from Nitrospira sp. contains the following coding sequences:
- a CDS encoding ATP-dependent RNA helicase RhlE (MaGe:77310641), protein MDTFVHENFHGLGLSEAMLQDLGKAGFTAPTPIQAQAIPPALAGRDVIGCAQTGTGKTAAFAIPMIERLAALPKGQPQALILAPTRELALQILATIEKLGRGRRISATVIMGGADMQAQVRGLRQQPDILVATPGRLLDHMWNGTINLAPIKILVLDEADRMLDMGFAPQINQILDALPVERQTLLFSATLPADLTRLVQVSVKNAVRVMVSPSATTADGVTQALHHTTHDSKAGLLVSLLGQEQETVLVFTRTKHRADKLGRVLGQQGHKVAVLHGDRSLSQRRAALEGFKRGTFRILVATDIAARGIDVANIGHVINFDLPNCPEDYVHRIGRTARMKTTGRATSFVTSEDSLQLRAIEQLLGHAVPVAAGSARPSVDPRGQRHAAQRQARSPQGRPAAVRERRPVSHGTHRPAQPIQGAPGN, encoded by the coding sequence GTGGATACGTTTGTTCACGAGAATTTTCACGGCCTCGGCTTGTCTGAGGCGATGTTGCAGGATCTTGGCAAAGCCGGGTTTACGGCCCCGACTCCGATCCAAGCCCAAGCGATTCCGCCGGCGCTTGCCGGGCGGGATGTCATCGGTTGTGCGCAAACGGGCACGGGGAAAACCGCGGCGTTTGCCATTCCCATGATCGAGCGGTTGGCGGCATTGCCGAAAGGCCAGCCGCAAGCGTTGATTTTGGCGCCGACTCGAGAGTTGGCATTGCAGATTCTTGCCACGATTGAAAAGCTTGGACGCGGGCGGCGCATTTCGGCTACCGTCATCATGGGTGGCGCCGATATGCAGGCGCAGGTGCGCGGGCTTCGGCAACAGCCGGACATTTTGGTGGCGACCCCAGGCCGCTTGCTCGACCATATGTGGAACGGCACGATCAACCTGGCGCCGATCAAGATTTTGGTACTGGATGAAGCCGATCGTATGTTGGATATGGGCTTTGCGCCGCAAATCAACCAGATCCTCGATGCCTTGCCGGTTGAACGGCAGACGTTGCTGTTCTCGGCCACGTTGCCGGCCGACCTCACCAGGTTGGTGCAGGTCAGTGTGAAGAATGCGGTGCGCGTGATGGTGAGTCCGTCGGCGACCACGGCCGATGGTGTGACCCAGGCCTTGCACCATACGACGCATGACAGCAAAGCCGGGTTATTGGTGTCGTTGCTTGGGCAAGAGCAGGAGACCGTGTTGGTCTTTACCCGAACCAAGCATCGCGCAGATAAGTTAGGCCGGGTGTTGGGGCAGCAGGGGCATAAGGTTGCCGTGCTGCATGGCGATCGCAGCCTTTCTCAGCGGCGCGCGGCCCTCGAAGGATTTAAGCGCGGCACGTTCCGCATCCTGGTGGCGACCGATATTGCGGCGCGCGGGATCGATGTGGCAAATATCGGGCATGTCATCAACTTTGATTTGCCGAACTGCCCGGAAGATTACGTGCATCGCATCGGCCGCACGGCTCGCATGAAAACGACCGGGCGGGCGACCAGTTTCGTGACCTCGGAAGATAGCCTGCAGTTGCGGGCGATTGAGCAGTTGCTGGGCCATGCCGTGCCGGTGGCGGCGGGGAGCGCGCGTCCATCGGTGGATCCGCGCGGACAGCGGCATGCTGCGCAACGGCAAGCACGGTCGCCTCAAGGGCGTCCCGCAGCGGTTCGGGAGCGCCGGCCGGTGAG